One Citrobacter amalonaticus genomic window carries:
- a CDS encoding manganese-dependent inorganic pyrophosphatase, translating to MIHVVGHLNPDSDAICTAFMAARWLNMRGRQATALRLGEPNRETQFLFKRVGLDMPPLLAMPLTDLDVWLVDFTEPTQGPETLQTSNIVGIIDHHRLGGLVTRLPPEVWVKPVGSSATLLWQLMSPEDRAQITSAQALLLLGAILSDTVTLRSPTTTEDDRLAVEALTTLAGVELAAFSADLLSAKTSVEGLSASELLQKDIKRFTIKDQQVSVAQIELYALSQVADVMDVLREEMADYATRSGVDLVVLMLTDINAGNSQLWFAGPRQLEVAQPVTVEGMLSRKKQMLPWLESHVAKTDQS from the coding sequence ATGATCCATGTCGTAGGCCACCTTAATCCGGACAGTGACGCCATTTGCACCGCTTTTATGGCTGCCCGCTGGTTGAACATGCGCGGACGTCAGGCCACGGCCTTGCGCCTGGGTGAGCCCAATCGTGAAACCCAATTTCTGTTCAAACGCGTGGGGCTGGACATGCCTCCGTTGCTGGCGATGCCGCTGACCGACCTCGACGTCTGGCTGGTGGATTTCACCGAGCCAACGCAGGGACCGGAAACCCTCCAGACGAGCAATATCGTGGGTATTATCGACCATCACCGTCTGGGTGGACTGGTGACCCGTTTGCCGCCAGAAGTCTGGGTAAAACCGGTGGGCAGCAGCGCCACGCTGCTATGGCAACTGATGAGTCCGGAGGACAGGGCGCAGATAACGTCTGCGCAGGCGCTATTACTACTGGGCGCGATACTGAGTGACACCGTCACGTTGCGCTCGCCGACCACCACGGAGGATGACCGTCTGGCCGTTGAAGCACTGACGACGCTTGCCGGGGTTGAGCTGGCGGCGTTCAGCGCTGACCTGTTGAGTGCCAAAACCAGCGTCGAAGGATTAAGCGCCAGTGAACTGCTGCAAAAAGATATCAAGCGTTTCACCATCAAGGATCAGCAGGTGAGCGTTGCGCAGATCGAACTGTATGCGTTGAGCCAGGTCGCCGACGTGATGGACGTCCTGCGTGAAGAGATGGCCGATTATGCGACCCGCAGCGGAGTGGATCTGGTGGTGCTGATGTTGACTGACATCAACGCTGGCAATTCGCAGCTCTGGTTTGCCGGTCCGCGGCAACTGGAAGTGGCGCAACCGGTGACAGTAGAAGGGATGTTGAGCCGCAAGAAACAGATGCTGCCGTGGCTGGAAAGCCATGTCGCGAAAACAGACCAGTCCTGA
- a CDS encoding LysR substrate-binding domain-containing protein, which translates to MEKNSLFSQRIRLRHLHTFVAVAQQGTLGRAAETLNLSQPALSKTLNELEQLTGTRLFERGRLGAQLTLPGEQFLTHAVKVLDALNTAGQALNRKEGLNNDVVRIGALPTAALGILPSVIGQFHQQQKETTLQVATMNNTMLLAGLKSGEIDIGIGRMSDPELMSGLNYELLFLESLKLVVRPNHPLLQENVTLSRVMEWPVVVSPKGTVPRQNAETLLQSQGCKMPTGCIETLSASLSRQLTVDYNYVWFVPSGAVKEDLRQATLVSLPVPTQGAGEPIGILTRVDSSLSSGAQRLIAAIRKSMPL; encoded by the coding sequence ATGGAAAAAAATAGTCTGTTCAGTCAGCGCATCCGATTGCGCCATCTTCATACATTTGTCGCTGTCGCTCAACAAGGAACCCTGGGGCGCGCAGCCGAAACCCTTAACCTCAGCCAGCCTGCGCTTTCCAAAACGCTTAACGAACTGGAGCAACTGACCGGCACCCGCCTCTTTGAACGCGGACGGCTCGGGGCGCAGCTGACGTTACCTGGCGAGCAGTTCTTAACCCACGCCGTGAAAGTTCTTGATGCGCTCAACACCGCCGGGCAGGCGCTGAATCGTAAAGAAGGTCTTAACAATGATGTGGTAAGAATAGGCGCGCTACCGACCGCCGCGCTGGGTATTCTTCCGTCGGTCATCGGTCAGTTTCATCAGCAGCAAAAAGAGACCACGCTGCAGGTGGCGACGATGAACAACACCATGCTGCTGGCGGGCCTGAAATCCGGCGAGATCGACATCGGCATTGGCCGGATGTCCGATCCGGAACTGATGAGCGGCCTCAATTATGAGCTGCTTTTTCTCGAGTCATTAAAGCTGGTCGTGCGCCCTAATCACCCGCTATTGCAGGAAAACGTGACGCTGAGTCGCGTAATGGAGTGGCCCGTGGTTGTCTCGCCAAAAGGCACTGTACCGCGGCAGAATGCCGAGACGCTGTTGCAAAGCCAGGGCTGTAAGATGCCAACTGGCTGCATTGAGACGCTCTCCGCATCGCTGTCGCGCCAGTTAACGGTTGATTATAACTACGTCTGGTTTGTGCCGTCAGGCGCGGTGAAAGAGGATTTGCGCCAGGCGACGCTGGTTTCGTTGCCTGTACCAACGCAGGGCGCAGGCGAGCCGATCGGTATTCTCACCCGCGTGGATTCATCGCTCTCTTCTGGCGCGCAACGCTTAATTGCCGCTATCCGTAAATCGATGCCGTTATAA
- a CDS encoding methyl-accepting chemotaxis protein, whose amino-acid sequence MDNTSSMQAPHKLGFLHHIRLVPLFSSILGGILLLFALSSGLAGYFLMQADRDQRDVTDEIQVRMGLSNSSNHLRTARINMIHAGAASRIAEMDDMKANIAAAEKRIKQSEEGFNIYMARKVKTPADEALDGELESSFKAYIAGMQPMLKYAKNGMFEAIINHESEHARQLDDSYNKVLLKAIELRMARANQLSEQAHQRTQMGMIFMIGAFGLALVLTLMTFIVLRRTVIQPLQHAAQRIEQIAAGDLTMQDEPTGRSEIGRLSRHLQQMQRSLVQTVGSVRQGAEEIYRGTSEISAGNTDLSSRTEEQAAAIEQTAASMEELTATVKQNADNAHHASKLAEDASGKASRGGQMVSGVVQTMGNISTSSKKISEITAVINSIAFQTNILALNAAVEAARAGEQGRGFAVVASEVRTLASRSAQAAKEIEGLISESVRLIDQGSGEVVAAGNTMTDIVEAVKRVTDIMLEIAAASDEQSRGIVQVSQAISEMDKVTQQNASLVEEASAAAASLEEQAARLTEAVGTFRLQGGRTSKRVPTTNTPVQPLAQPVTDHGDNWETF is encoded by the coding sequence ATGGACAACACATCATCGATGCAAGCACCACATAAGCTGGGCTTTTTGCATCACATCAGGCTGGTTCCGCTGTTTTCCTCCATTCTCGGTGGCATCCTTTTACTGTTCGCGCTGAGCTCAGGTCTGGCGGGCTACTTTCTCATGCAGGCTGACCGCGATCAGCGGGATGTGACGGATGAGATCCAGGTGCGCATGGGATTATCGAACAGTTCGAACCACCTGCGTACTGCGCGAATCAACATGATTCATGCCGGCGCGGCGAGCCGAATTGCTGAAATGGATGACATGAAAGCCAATATTGCGGCGGCGGAAAAGCGTATTAAGCAGTCTGAAGAAGGGTTTAACATTTACATGGCGCGCAAGGTGAAAACCCCTGCGGATGAAGCGCTGGATGGCGAACTGGAAAGCAGTTTCAAAGCCTATATTGCGGGAATGCAACCGATGCTCAAGTACGCCAAAAACGGCATGTTTGAAGCGATTATCAACCACGAAAGCGAACACGCAAGACAACTGGATGACAGTTACAACAAGGTCCTGCTGAAGGCGATCGAACTGCGCATGGCGCGCGCTAACCAGTTAAGCGAGCAGGCGCATCAGCGCACGCAAATGGGCATGATATTCATGATTGGCGCTTTTGGTCTGGCACTGGTGCTGACGCTGATGACGTTTATCGTTCTGCGTCGTACCGTCATTCAGCCGTTGCAGCATGCTGCGCAGCGTATTGAGCAAATTGCCGCCGGCGATCTCACCATGCAGGATGAACCTACCGGGCGTAGCGAGATTGGGCGTCTGAGTCGCCACCTGCAACAAATGCAGCGTTCGCTGGTGCAAACGGTCGGATCGGTACGTCAGGGGGCAGAAGAGATTTACCGCGGTACCAGCGAAATCTCAGCGGGCAATACCGACTTGTCTTCACGCACCGAAGAGCAGGCGGCGGCGATCGAACAAACGGCGGCCAGCATGGAAGAGTTGACCGCGACGGTGAAGCAAAACGCCGATAATGCGCACCATGCCAGCAAACTGGCGGAAGACGCGTCCGGCAAAGCCAGCCGTGGCGGGCAGATGGTCTCCGGCGTGGTCCAGACGATGGGCAATATTTCAACCAGTTCGAAGAAAATCTCTGAGATCACCGCGGTTATCAACAGCATCGCTTTCCAGACCAATATTCTGGCGCTGAACGCCGCGGTAGAAGCCGCGCGTGCCGGTGAGCAAGGGCGTGGATTCGCCGTGGTCGCCAGTGAGGTCCGCACGCTGGCCAGTCGTAGCGCCCAGGCGGCGAAAGAGATTGAAGGGCTGATCAGCGAATCCGTCCGTCTCATCGATCAAGGTTCTGGTGAAGTGGTCGCGGCGGGGAACACGATGACCGATATCGTGGAGGCGGTAAAACGCGTCACCGATATCATGCTGGAAATAGCAGCGGCGTCGGACGAGCAGAGCCGTGGGATCGTGCAGGTCAGCCAGGCCATCTCTGAGATGGACAAAGTGACTCAGCAGAACGCTTCGCTGGTGGAAGAAGCCTCTGCGGCGGCGGCATCGCTGGAAGAACAGGCGGCACGTCTGACGGAAGCAGTGGGGACGTTTCGCTTACAGGGCGGACGGACGAGCAAGCGCGTACCGACAACAAACACCCCCGTTCAGCCTCTGGCACAGCCGGTTACCGATCACGGGGATAACTGGGAAACCTTCTAA
- a CDS encoding S-(hydroxymethyl)glutathione dehydrogenase/class III alcohol dehydrogenase, protein MKSRAAVAFGPGQPLKIVEIDVAPPKKGEVLVKITHTGVCHTDAFTLSGDDPEGVFPAVLGHEGGGVVVEVGEGVTSLKPGDHVIPLYTAECGECKFCKSGKTNLCQAVRATQGKGLMPDGTTRFSYNGEPVYHYMGTSTFSEYTVCAEISLAKVNPQAPLDKVCLLGCGVTTGIGAVHNTAKVKEGDTVAVFGLGGIGLAVIQGAVQAKAGRIIAVDTNPEKFTLAGEMGATDFINPKDYDKPIQEVIVELTDGGVDFSFECIGNVNVMRAALECCHKGWGESIIIGVAGAGQEIKTRPFQLVTGRVWRGSAFGGVKGRTQLPGMVEEAMAGKIQLDPFITHRLPLEQINDAFDLMHDGKSIRTVIHFGDN, encoded by the coding sequence ATGAAATCACGTGCAGCAGTCGCGTTTGGCCCCGGTCAGCCGCTCAAAATTGTTGAGATTGACGTCGCACCGCCGAAAAAAGGCGAAGTTCTGGTTAAAATTACCCACACCGGCGTTTGCCACACTGACGCATTTACGCTGTCTGGCGATGATCCGGAAGGGGTTTTCCCGGCGGTACTGGGACATGAAGGCGGCGGTGTGGTGGTTGAAGTCGGTGAAGGCGTGACCAGCCTGAAACCGGGCGACCATGTTATCCCGCTGTATACCGCCGAATGTGGCGAGTGCAAATTCTGTAAATCCGGGAAGACCAATCTCTGTCAGGCCGTGCGCGCCACTCAGGGAAAAGGCCTGATGCCGGATGGCACCACCCGCTTTTCTTACAACGGCGAACCTGTCTATCACTACATGGGCACCAGCACCTTCAGCGAATATACCGTATGTGCGGAAATCTCACTGGCGAAAGTCAACCCGCAAGCGCCGCTGGATAAGGTTTGTCTGCTGGGGTGTGGCGTCACGACGGGCATCGGTGCCGTGCATAACACTGCGAAAGTCAAAGAGGGCGATACCGTTGCCGTGTTTGGCCTTGGCGGGATCGGTCTGGCGGTGATCCAGGGCGCTGTACAGGCGAAAGCGGGGCGTATTATTGCTGTCGATACCAACCCGGAAAAATTCACACTGGCGGGTGAAATGGGCGCAACTGACTTCATTAACCCGAAAGACTATGACAAACCGATCCAGGAAGTGATTGTTGAGCTCACCGACGGCGGCGTCGACTTTAGCTTCGAATGTATCGGTAATGTCAACGTGATGCGTGCGGCGCTGGAATGCTGCCATAAAGGATGGGGCGAGAGCATCATCATTGGCGTTGCCGGCGCGGGCCAGGAGATTAAAACTCGTCCGTTCCAGCTGGTGACAGGCCGCGTCTGGCGCGGTTCCGCGTTTGGTGGCGTTAAAGGGCGTACCCAGTTACCGGGCATGGTGGAAGAGGCAATGGCCGGGAAAATCCAGCTGGATCCGTTCATTACCCATCGTCTGCCGCTGGAGCAAATCAACGACGCGTTTGACCTGATGCACGACGGTAAATCCATCCGTACCGTTATCCATTTCGGCGATAACTGA
- a CDS encoding metal/formaldehyde-sensitive transcriptional repressor: MPHSPADKKRILTRVRRIRGQVDALERALESGEPCLAILQQIAAVRGASNGLMGEMVEIHLKDELVSGETTPDQRAVRMAEIGHLLRAYLK; this comes from the coding sequence ATGCCGCATTCACCCGCAGATAAAAAACGTATTCTGACTCGCGTCCGGCGCATTCGGGGGCAGGTGGATGCCCTGGAGCGTGCGCTGGAGTCCGGCGAACCTTGCCTGGCTATCCTGCAACAAATCGCCGCGGTCCGCGGTGCGTCCAACGGTTTAATGGGCGAAATGGTTGAGATCCACCTGAAAGATGAGCTGGTCAGCGGTGAAACCACCCCTGACCAACGCGCCGTGCGTATGGCTGAAATCGGCCACCTTCTTCGCGCTTATCTAAAATAA
- the cybB gene encoding cytochrome b561, whose product MGNKYSSLQIGIHWLVFLLVIVAYCAMEFRGFFPRSDRPLINMIHVSCGIAILVLMVARLLIRLKYPAPPIVPKPKPMMTGLAHLGHLVIYLLFIVLPLIGIVMMYNRGNPWMAFGLVMPHAAEGNFDLVDTLKSWHITLANLGYFVIALHAAAALMHHYFWKDNTLLRMMPRKR is encoded by the coding sequence ATGGGCAATAAGTACTCAAGCCTGCAGATTGGCATTCACTGGCTGGTCTTTTTACTGGTGATTGTCGCCTACTGCGCGATGGAGTTCCGGGGCTTTTTCCCGCGAAGCGATCGTCCTCTCATTAATATGATTCATGTGTCCTGTGGGATCGCTATTCTGGTACTGATGGTGGCGCGTCTGCTGATCAGACTGAAATATCCGGCTCCTCCTATCGTGCCCAAACCGAAGCCGATGATGACCGGACTGGCGCATCTGGGGCATTTGGTGATTTATCTGTTATTCATTGTGCTGCCATTAATCGGCATCGTGATGATGTACAACCGTGGTAATCCGTGGATGGCCTTTGGTCTGGTGATGCCGCATGCGGCAGAAGGGAACTTTGATCTGGTGGATACGCTGAAATCCTGGCATATCACGCTGGCGAATCTCGGTTACTTTGTCATTGCGCTGCATGCCGCCGCCGCGTTGATGCACCATTATTTCTGGAAAGACAATACGCTGCTGCGCATGATGCCGCGTAAGCGATAG
- the gap gene encoding type I glyceraldehyde-3-phosphate dehydrogenase: MSKIGINGFGRIGRLVLRRLLEVKSDVDVVAINDLTSPKILAYLLKHDSNYGPFPWSVDFTEDALIVDGKTIAVYAEKDAKNIPWKAKGADVIIECTGFYTSTEKSQAHIDAGAKKVLISAPAGDMKTIVYNVNDDTLNASDVIVSVASCTTNCLAPMAKALHDNFGIKVGTMTTIHAYTGTQSLVDGPRGKDLRASRAAAENIIPHTTGAAKAIGLVIPDLSGKLKGHAQRVPVKTGSVTELVSILAKKVTAEEVNNALKKATHNNDSFGYTDEEIVSSDVIGSHFGSVFDATQTEITEVGDLQLVKTVAWYDNEYGFVTQLIRTLDKFVKL; this comes from the coding sequence ATGAGTAAAATTGGCATTAACGGTTTTGGTCGTATTGGTCGCCTGGTGTTGCGTCGGTTACTGGAAGTCAAAAGCGATGTTGATGTGGTCGCGATCAACGACCTCACCTCCCCTAAAATCCTTGCCTATCTGCTTAAGCATGACTCTAACTACGGTCCGTTCCCCTGGAGCGTTGACTTTACCGAAGACGCGCTGATTGTTGATGGCAAAACGATCGCGGTTTATGCAGAAAAAGACGCCAAAAATATCCCGTGGAAAGCGAAAGGGGCGGACGTCATTATTGAATGCACCGGCTTTTATACCTCAACTGAAAAGTCTCAGGCGCATATCGATGCTGGCGCGAAAAAAGTGCTGATCTCCGCGCCTGCGGGCGATATGAAGACCATTGTCTACAACGTTAACGATGACACGCTGAATGCCAGTGATGTGATTGTCTCGGTGGCTTCCTGCACCACCAACTGCCTGGCGCCGATGGCTAAAGCGCTGCACGACAACTTTGGTATTAAAGTGGGCACCATGACCACGATTCACGCCTACACCGGCACGCAGTCGCTGGTGGACGGTCCGCGTGGCAAAGATCTGCGCGCATCGCGTGCGGCCGCTGAAAACATTATTCCGCATACCACGGGCGCGGCAAAAGCGATTGGTCTCGTTATCCCGGATCTCAGCGGCAAGCTGAAAGGTCATGCTCAACGCGTGCCGGTGAAAACCGGTTCTGTCACTGAACTGGTGTCGATTCTGGCGAAGAAAGTGACGGCGGAAGAGGTTAACAACGCGTTGAAGAAAGCGACACACAACAATGACTCTTTTGGCTATACCGATGAAGAAATTGTCTCCTCAGACGTTATCGGTTCGCACTTTGGTTCCGTATTTGATGCCACCCAGACCGAAATCACCGAGGTGGGCGATCTGCAACTGGTAAAAACCGTGGCCTGGTACGACAACGAATACGGATTCGTGACGCAATTGATCCGTACCCTTGATAAGTTCGTCAAACTGTAG
- the aldA gene encoding aldehyde dehydrogenase, translating into MSVPVQHPMYIDGQFVTWHEDAWIDVVNPATEEVISRIPDGRAEDARKAIAAADRAQAEWEALPAIVRAGWLRKIAAGIRERAGEISALIVAEGGKIQQLAEVEVSFTADYLDYMAEWARRYEGEILQSDRPGENILLFKRALGVTTGILPWNFPFFLIARKLAPALLTGNTIVIKPSEFTPNNAIAFAKIVDEIGLPRGVFNLVLGRGETVGQELAGNPKVAMVSMTGSVAAGEKIMATAAKNITKVCLELGGKAPAIVMDDADLELAVKAIVDSRVINTGQVCNCAERVYVQKGIYDQFVNRLGEALKAVQFGNPGERNDIAMGPLINAAALQRVEQKVARAVQEGARVALGGKAVEGKGYYYPPTLLLDVRQEMAIMHEETFGPVLPVVVFNTLEEAIAMANDSDYGLTSSIYTQNLNIAMKAIKGLKFGETYINRENFEAMQGFHAGWRKSGIGGADGKHGLNEYLQTQVVYLQS; encoded by the coding sequence ATGTCAGTACCCGTACAACATCCTATGTATATCGATGGACAGTTTGTGACCTGGCACGAGGATGCCTGGATTGATGTCGTCAACCCGGCGACGGAAGAGGTGATTTCGCGTATTCCAGATGGTCGTGCAGAAGACGCGCGCAAAGCCATTGCAGCGGCAGACCGCGCTCAGGCAGAGTGGGAAGCGCTGCCGGCGATCGTTCGCGCCGGCTGGCTGCGCAAAATTGCCGCCGGGATCCGTGAACGTGCTGGCGAAATCAGCGCCTTAATTGTTGCGGAAGGAGGCAAAATTCAGCAACTGGCAGAGGTGGAAGTCTCTTTTACTGCCGACTATCTCGACTATATGGCGGAGTGGGCTCGTCGTTACGAAGGCGAAATACTGCAAAGTGACCGTCCCGGCGAGAATATTTTGCTGTTTAAGCGCGCGCTGGGGGTCACCACCGGGATCCTGCCGTGGAATTTCCCGTTCTTTCTGATTGCCCGTAAGCTGGCTCCGGCACTGCTGACCGGGAACACTATCGTGATTAAGCCCAGTGAATTCACGCCCAATAACGCGATTGCGTTTGCCAAAATCGTTGATGAGATTGGTCTGCCGCGCGGTGTGTTTAACCTGGTGCTGGGGCGTGGTGAAACCGTCGGCCAGGAGCTGGCGGGTAATCCGAAAGTGGCGATGGTCAGCATGACCGGCAGCGTGGCGGCGGGTGAAAAGATTATGGCGACGGCGGCGAAGAATATCACCAAAGTGTGCCTGGAGCTGGGTGGCAAGGCGCCAGCCATTGTGATGGATGATGCCGATCTTGAACTGGCGGTCAAAGCGATTGTGGATTCCCGCGTCATCAATACCGGGCAGGTCTGTAACTGCGCTGAGCGCGTCTACGTACAAAAAGGGATTTATGACCAGTTTGTGAACCGCCTCGGCGAAGCCCTGAAAGCGGTACAGTTCGGCAACCCTGGCGAGCGTAACGACATCGCCATGGGGCCGCTGATCAATGCCGCCGCCCTGCAACGTGTGGAGCAGAAAGTGGCGAGGGCGGTACAGGAAGGGGCGCGGGTGGCGCTTGGTGGCAAAGCCGTTGAGGGCAAAGGTTACTACTATCCGCCAACGCTGCTGCTGGATGTCCGCCAGGAGATGGCCATCATGCACGAAGAGACCTTTGGTCCGGTGCTGCCTGTGGTGGTCTTCAACACGCTGGAGGAGGCTATCGCGATGGCGAATGACAGTGATTACGGCCTGACGTCGTCTATTTATACGCAGAATCTCAACATCGCGATGAAAGCCATTAAAGGGCTGAAGTTTGGTGAAACCTATATTAATCGCGAGAACTTTGAAGCGATGCAGGGCTTCCACGCGGGCTGGCGTAAGTCGGGAATTGGCGGCGCAGACGGCAAGCACGGGCTAAACGAGTATCTGCAAACCCAGGTTGTCTATTTGCAGTCCTGA
- a CDS encoding YdcF family protein has product MQPFPRLSATTLEAINTVGQWLAQDDFCAGPAYPADCVVLAGNAVIPTIDAACQIAQQQDVPLLIAGGIGHSTTFLYAAVAQHPRYNTIQTTGRAEAAILADIARQFWHIPADKIWLEDQSTNCGENARFSAQIIAQAATPINTAIVVQDPTMQRRTVATFRRVTRDDPDAPPWLSHPGVTPVLCQQEDDIVFANDPGGLWTVDRYLALVVGEIPRLRNDETGYGPRGRDFIVHVDFPPEVEAAWQILQQDTALNDAMNHRSLR; this is encoded by the coding sequence ATGCAACCGTTCCCGAGACTTTCCGCCACCACCCTTGAGGCGATCAATACGGTGGGACAGTGGCTGGCGCAGGATGATTTCTGTGCAGGGCCTGCTTACCCGGCAGACTGCGTGGTACTGGCGGGCAATGCCGTCATCCCGACAATTGACGCGGCCTGCCAGATTGCCCAACAGCAAGACGTTCCGCTGCTGATCGCCGGTGGGATTGGTCACTCCACGACCTTCCTGTATGCCGCCGTTGCCCAACATCCACGCTACAACACGATCCAGACGACCGGACGCGCCGAAGCCGCCATCCTGGCGGATATTGCCCGGCAGTTCTGGCACATTCCCGCAGACAAAATCTGGCTGGAAGATCAGTCAACCAATTGCGGAGAGAACGCCCGTTTTAGTGCGCAGATCATCGCGCAGGCTGCAACGCCGATTAACACGGCCATTGTGGTACAGGATCCCACGATGCAGCGACGTACCGTGGCGACCTTTCGCCGGGTCACCCGTGACGACCCGGACGCGCCGCCCTGGCTGAGCCATCCTGGGGTTACGCCTGTATTGTGTCAGCAGGAGGACGATATCGTGTTCGCTAATGACCCTGGCGGTCTGTGGACCGTCGATCGCTATTTAGCGCTGGTGGTGGGCGAAATCCCGCGCTTGCGCAATGATGAAACCGGCTATGGTCCTCGGGGGCGCGACTTCATTGTGCATGTGGATTTTCCGCCGGAGGTCGAGGCCGCGTGGCAGATCCTGCAACAGGATACGGCGCTGAATGACGCGATGAACCACCGTTCGTTACGCTAA
- a CDS encoding MFS transporter: MTTHESSTVILKKNKKVLVASLTGSAIEWFDYFLYGTAAALVFNKIFFPMVDPVIGLILSYLSFSLTFFIRPIGGVIFAHIGDRIGRKKTLVLTLSLMGGATVMIGLLPTYEMIGIWAPILLILMRIIQGMGIGGEWGGALLLAYEYAPEKRKGFFGSIPQAGVTIGMLMATFIVSLMTLFSEEDFLSWGWRIPFLLSSVLVLLGLWIRRDIDETPDFKKVKASGQVAKAPLRDTLTHHWREVLIAAGLKVVETAPFYIFSTFVVSYATSTLSYQKSQVLEAVTVGALIATVMIPLMGLLSDKIGRKRMYAISVALLGLFIVPWFLLLNTGTTWGIMLATIVMFGVLWAPVTAVLGTLCSEIFSANVRYTGITLGYQIGAALAGGTAPLIATGLLAKYDGDWVPVAWYLLTTVAISLVAIFFASRVKRSPAINAQPNEL; the protein is encoded by the coding sequence ATGACAACCCATGAAAGCAGTACGGTTATTCTGAAGAAAAATAAGAAGGTACTCGTCGCCAGTCTGACCGGCAGTGCGATTGAGTGGTTCGACTACTTTCTGTATGGCACCGCGGCAGCGCTGGTGTTTAACAAGATTTTCTTCCCGATGGTCGACCCGGTAATCGGTTTGATCCTCTCGTATCTCTCTTTCTCGCTGACCTTTTTTATTCGCCCGATTGGCGGGGTAATTTTTGCCCACATCGGCGATCGCATCGGGCGTAAGAAAACGCTGGTACTGACGCTTTCCCTGATGGGCGGCGCGACGGTGATGATCGGTCTGTTGCCCACCTATGAGATGATCGGTATCTGGGCCCCCATTCTGCTTATCCTGATGCGCATCATTCAGGGGATGGGCATTGGTGGCGAATGGGGTGGCGCACTGCTGCTGGCCTATGAGTACGCGCCGGAAAAACGCAAAGGCTTCTTCGGCAGTATTCCGCAGGCGGGCGTGACCATTGGCATGCTGATGGCGACGTTTATCGTCTCGCTGATGACTCTGTTTAGCGAGGAAGATTTCCTCTCCTGGGGCTGGCGTATTCCGTTCCTGCTGAGTTCTGTGCTGGTGCTGTTAGGACTGTGGATCCGTCGGGATATCGATGAAACGCCAGACTTCAAAAAAGTCAAAGCATCGGGTCAGGTTGCCAAAGCGCCGCTGCGCGATACGCTGACTCATCACTGGCGTGAAGTGCTGATTGCCGCGGGGCTGAAGGTGGTGGAAACCGCGCCGTTCTATATTTTCTCGACCTTTGTGGTCAGCTATGCCACCAGCACGCTGAGTTATCAGAAGTCCCAGGTGCTGGAAGCCGTCACCGTTGGCGCACTGATTGCTACGGTAATGATCCCGCTGATGGGACTGCTGTCGGACAAAATTGGTCGTAAACGGATGTATGCCATCAGCGTCGCCCTGCTCGGCCTGTTTATCGTGCCATGGTTCCTGCTGCTGAATACCGGCACCACCTGGGGCATTATGCTGGCGACAATCGTGATGTTCGGCGTGCTGTGGGCACCGGTGACCGCGGTGCTGGGAACGCTGTGTTCTGAGATTTTCAGCGCTAATGTTCGCTACACTGGCATCACTCTCGGCTACCAGATTGGCGCCGCGCTGGCGGGCGGTACCGCTCCCCTCATCGCTACCGGGTTGCTGGCGAAATATGACGGCGACTGGGTGCCCGTGGCGTGGTATCTGCTTACCACCGTGGCGATTTCACTGGTTGCCATTTTCTTTGCCAGTCGGGTGAAGCGTAGCCCGGCGATCAACGCCCAGCCTAATGAGTTGTAA